In the genome of Natronorubrum daqingense, the window TCTTCAAGGAATACGTCGACGAACGGCCACAGCAGGCGCGAGTAGTGCTTGCCCTGATCGCAGCGGTCGGCCTCGGACCGGGCGTTCACAACGTCTTACAGTTTGTTATCACCTAGATTTTTTTCGGACACCCCCGTCTTTACTGTCGTATCGAATGGGCCCCACCGTACTCGCCGCCGGCCACGTCAACTGGGACGTGACGCTTCGCGTCGACCGACTCCCCGAAGCCGACGGTGAAGCGACGATTCGCTCGCAACGCCAATCCGGCGGCGGCAGTGCCGCGAACGTCGCCGCCGCCCTCGCCGGACTCGAGGTCGAGACGGGGCTGATCGGCAGCGTCGGCGACGACGACAACGGCTTGCTCGCGAGACGCGAACTCGAGGAGGCTGGCGTCGCGTTGTCGGGGCTACAGGTCGTCGAGGACGCCAGTACGGCCGTCAAGTACCTGCTCGTCGACGACACGGGCGAAGTATCGATTCTCGGCACCGACGGCGTCAACGAAGCCATCGAGCCGTCGGACCTCGAGCCGACCCGGATCCGCGGGGTCGACCACGTGCACCTGACGAGCCAGCGTCCCGAAACTGCCAGCGCGATCGCGAGCACCGCTGGGGACGCCGGCGTCACCGTCAGCTTCGACCCCGGGCGTCGATTCGGCGACCGCGAGTACGGAGAGACGCTCGAGCACACCGATATCCTGTTCGTCACCGATCGGGAGGCGACGGCACTGGTCGACGAGCCCGTGAAACACCGAAGCGAGGAACAGCTGCTCGTGACGACCTCCGGCGACGACGGCGCAACGGTCAGACGTGGGGCGGAAACGTACACACATCCCGGCTACGACGTGACCGCGACGGATACGGCGGGTGCCGGCGACGCGTTCGCCGCCGGATTCATCGCGTCGCGACTCGAGGGGGCCGATCTCGAGCAGGCGCTCGAGTACGCGAACGCCTGTGGAGCGTTGACTGCGAGTCGAGACGGTGCGCGAAGTGCTCCGACGGCAACGGCGCTCGAGGAGTTTCTCAGTGAACGATCCTGACCAATAGACCTTTTATCCGGCCGAGAGCCCCCCAAACCCGCCGCCGTCTGGCGATTATCACCGACCGTTGTCTGACGGTAATTATATAGTCCGAGCCGTTGGCCGTTCATATGGAACGTCACGGAAACGTGACGGAGAGACATGACGGAAGGAAGGATTAGCGAGTCCCACGGATGCGAATTTACACGTCGCGTCCGCTACGATCGAGAGACCAACGAACCGCCAAGTATCGCAACCGCAACAGCGCTGGCCCAATACTACGGTGAAGACGTCGCGGCAACCAGCATGCGGCTGTACGACTACATCGATCCCGATGCACTCGATGCCCTCTTCGCGGACACCCACAGCGGAACGACGCGGGCCGCGGGGAGTGTCGAATTTACGGTCGAAGACGTGCAGGTAACGATTCAGCCCGGACAAATCGAGGTCCGGCCGGCCGAGTAACGGGTGTTCACGGACGAGTGAACGACCCAGTGGGTGGAACGGGGACGACGCAGGTCGCGATCAGACGGACGTTCGGGACCCGTCCTCGAGTATTTTCTCACCGAAACTGAGACAGCAACTGCAAAACCGAAACCACGGGCTATCCTGCGGTCGCTCCGGAAATGACTTACCGTAGTCGGCATGAAACGGAGGGTATGGCAACGCAGCCACACCTGTTAGTCGATGACGGAGAGTTGACAGACCGGGTACTCATTCCGGGCGACCCCGGTCGCGTCGACCGAATCGCCAGCCACTGTGACAGTTCGGAAACGATCGCCGAGAACCGCGAGTACAAGGTCGTCAACGCGACGTACGACGGCACGGAGCTGACGATCTGTTCGACCGGTATCGGCTGTCCATCGGCAGCAATTGCAGTCGAAGAACTGGCGAACGTCGGCGTCGAGACCTTCATCCGCGTCGGGACGACCGGCGCACTCCAGTCCGACATCGAAATCGGTGACATGGTCGTCGCGACCGGTGCCGCGAAGAACGAAGGGACCTCGAAACGCTACGAAGACGTCGAGTACCCGGCCGTGCCGGACTACGACGTCGTCTCGAGTCTCGTCGATTCTGCTAAGGCCAACGACGAGGAGATCCACGTCGGGCCGATCGCCTCCGACGACGCCTACTACGCCGAAACCGACGAGCACGTCGCCGACTGGGAAGACGCCGGCCTGCTCTGCGTCGAGATGGAAGCCGCCGCCGTCTTCACGCTCGCGCGCCGAAAGGGCCTGCGCGCCGGGGCCATCTGTACCGTCGACGGTAACCTCGTCGAAGGCACCCAGAAGGGCACCGACACCGAAGACGACGAACTCCCGGACAAAGCCAAGAACAACGTCGGCCGCGCCATCGACATCTCGCTCGAGGCCATCACGCAACACTAACGCGAAAATCGCCTCGTCGACACACCACTCTTCTTCGGGTCTAGGAGGCTTCCTCGCCGGAGAGCGCCTCGGCGAGCGTCGTCGTTTGCTCGGTCAGCGTCTTCGTCGTCCCCGAAGCGGCCTGCAACTCGCTATTGATCGCCGCGAAGAGCCGTTCGAACGCGAGCGTTCCGTCCGGGTCCTCCCACTCGCTCGTCGCTCGAGCCTCGAGTCCACACGTCGAGCACGAACCGTCCGTAACTGTGCCAACGCACGCGGCGCATCGCTCGAGACCGGCCGGAACCGTCTCCGCTCGCTCGACGACGGTGCGAAGCGTCGACTGGAGGGAGTGGCCCGATTCGACCACCGACTGGAGCGACGTGCGAACGTCGGTATCGAACGCCGTCTCGTCGACCGCCTCGAGCGCCTCGAGGTGGGCGTCGGCGAGGTCGAGTGCGAGGATAGCGTCGCGGCGGGTTCGACAGTACTCCTCGAGGGGGTCGCTAGCTGCGTTCTCGGCGGCAGTCTGACCCTCGTCTGCCGACTCGACGTTCGTTTCGTCGACCGACTTTGCAGGTATTTCGTCGGCCTCGAGCGCCGAGGGAAGCGACGTCGCGAGCGACGCGAACGATGCAACCTCGGAGATTGCGCCGCCCTGTCTCTGGGTCGTCTCGCGGACACGTTCGAACAACGCCGTTGGCGTTTCTGGGATACCAGCGTGGTCACCCCGGAGCGTCGTCGAACAGTCGGTACAGACGGTGACGAAGGCGCTTTCGTGGGCGTGTGTTCCGGGTCCAGATTCCGCCGTGTCGATGGGGTGAATCTCGAGGGCCGTTCGGGAATCCCCGGCGTCCTCGAATCCGCAGGATCGACACGCGTACTCGTCTCGGTCGACGACTGCTCGTCGCTCGACCTGCCAGTCGCGAGAGGTCACGAGCGTGAGCAGACAGCGCGACGACAAAAACACACCGGCTCACCCGCTCGCAGGCGAGTTCCACGCTCGGGGAGTCGACATGCTGGTTCGATCCGATACGCACAGTGGCATGCTGGCTCGAGTCCGACCACACGCAGTCGACATGCTGGCTCGATCCCCACACGGCCCTCGCACGGTTCATCACTAACTCGCTGCTCGTTGTTGCCCAGATATGGCCGATCACGACGACGAACGACGCAGCGACGAGGGAGAGATCGACGACGAACGGTCCAGCGACGAAGACGAGCCCGACGAACTCGAACTCGAACTCGAGCGCACGGACGACCGATCCGCCGTCGCCGAGATGGTGCGAACGCTTTCGAACGCGCTGGCAGACGGCCGAGCATTTCGGGTGAGCGCCGAGGAGTACACCGCGTCGGTCGCGATTCCCGAACGGGTCCGAACCGAGGTCGAGGTCGAGTACGAGGGCGACTCCGACCCGCCCGTCGCCGAATTCGAACTCGAACTCGAGTGGGACGATCCCGACGGTTCGAGCGTCGACCTGTCGGAAGGGGGTGCAGATACCACCGGAATTACGCTCGAGGACGGATCACAGGCGAACCGAGACGGGCGAACCAGTCGATTCGAGGTCTACGAAGACCGCGCGGAGGAGTGGCGCTGGCGACTCGTTCACTGGAACGGCAACATCGTCGCCGACAGCGGCGAGGGGTACGCCTCGCGCTCGAACGCCCGGCGAGCCGTTCGCAATATGCGTGAGATCGTTCCATCGGCTCGGTTGGAGGACGTCCAGTCGGAGTGAACGAGTCGAAACCGGACCACGGCGGAGTCGGAGTAAACGAGGCGAGACCGGACTACGGGCGGAAATCGTCCAGTTCGACCTCGAACTCGAGGTCGGGTGTGTGCGGGCCGGACTCGTACTCGAGTGACGGCTTCGCGTCGTCGGGTATCGCGTTGTACGTCCGGAGGAAGTCGACGATACCGCGGACGCCGCCGAAGTCGCCGCGATAGCGACTGAAGAGTTGTGGAACCGTCGCGGCGTTCGAACTCGAGTCGTAGGAGACGTGTTCGGCGAGGAACCACTCGACGGCGATGTCCAGCGCTTCGTCGACGTCGTCCGCCGAGTAGACGGTCACCGGCGGACAGTGTTCCGCGCCGCGACTGATCACGAAGTGCGTCCGCGGATCGCAGGCGGGTAGTCGAAACTCCCGTTCGAACGTCGATGGCAACGGCCGCGGAACGTACCCGAACCCCCAGGGGTGCTTCGAACAGCGGAGGAGGCCGTGCTCGATGTCGTTGAGGCTCAACCAGACGCCGGCAACCGGAATCTGATCGCGAGTTGCGAACTTCCACCGGCGGACCGGACTGCCCTCGAGTGACGACGGAGTCGACTCGAGAAGCAACTGCGCGTAAGCGTTGTAGCAGTTGAGCCAGAACGATAGTTTGGCCTCGCGCGTCGCCAGTGCTCGTCGGAGCGGCGCTCGCTCGAGTGTCGCGAGATGCTCTTGCAGCCAGGCCGTCTCACCCTCCGTCTTGACCGTATACAACAGATCGGCCGAGAGAGAGAGTGGGTCGAGCTGGGTCGACATTCGTCTGTAGATTGGCGTAGGAGCCTCTTGAAGCCGTGTGGCGAGTGCGTACGACAGTCTCCGGGACGAATATGTCTGGTCTAGGCTTTTCCGAGACGGCGTCGAGGTATGGGGCATGAACCGGAGCAAAGGCTATCTGCTGGTGCTCGTCACCATCTTTGCGTACCTCTCGTGGCAACTCGTGACGCCGTTCTTACAGTTCGTTCTCGCTGCCGTGCTCATCGCGTTCGTGCTCTACCCGCTACAGCGTCGACTCGAGAAACACGTGGGGCCAACGATTTCGGCGTTCATCCTGCTCCTGGTTGCGATTGCCGGCTTCATCGTTCCGTTCGTGCTCGTGGCCGCGATGATCGCGGACGACGCGGTCAGAATCCTCCAAGATGCCGACGCAGAGACCCTCCAACTGACGGAAATCGAAGAGCTAATCGAAGAACAGGCCGGACTCGAGGTTGATATCGCCGACTCCGTGATGGACTCGGCTCAAGAGATCGGGACGATTCTGCTCGAGCGCTCGACGGAGTGGTTCAGCATGCTTACGCACACGCTGATCGGCCTCGGACTCACGCTCTTTCTCATCTACTATCTGCTCAAGGACGGCGACAAACTGATGGCGTGGCTCCGAGACAAGACGCCACTTCCCGAGGACGTACAGGACGACCTCTACGGCGAACTCAACGAAGTCATGTGGGCCGTTCTCGCCGGACACGTCCTGATCGCCATCATCGAGGGCGTCATCGCCGGATTAGGGCTGTTCGCTACCGGAATTCCCAACGCGGGCTTCTGGACGTTCGTCATGGTGGTCCTCTCGCTCGTCCCGCTGATCGGCGCGCCGCTGGTCTGGATTCCGGCTTCGATCTACCTCCTGATGATCGGCGAACCCATCCTCGCGCTCGCGCTGGCGGTCTACAGCGCCATCGTCGTCGGCATCGCCGACGACTACCTTCGCCCCATCGTGGTCGACCGCTACGCCGAGATTAGCCCTGCCGTGATCATCCTCGGCGTCCTCGGCGGCATCTACGCGTTCGGCGTCATGGGGCTCTTCTTCGGACCCGTGATCCTCGGCGCGTTCCTCGCGGTCGTCGACGTCATCGACGAGAACTACGACCGACTCGGGGGCGATTCCGAACCGGGGGAGACGTGATTCGTGACCGGTAGTCGAGGATGCTATCCACGTTCGATCTCGAAGAGATGATCGACGATGAGACCGACCTCGCTGAACAGTGAAGAGTTGCCAACATTCGATAATATCGTTTTGTGATCCTCACGGTATCGTGTGCTTTCCACCGTGACAGATATAGGACCAACAGTCGTTACGAACGCTGTGCGTCGACGCGACATACTCGGGACGATCTCCACGGCCGCGATAGCAAGTTCGGTGAGCGGGTGTACTCAATCGACGACCGACGAGGGAACCCGAATTATCGGCTCGTATCCCGGCGACGACGCCACTTCGGCGGAACAGTACCGTCCCTTCGAGGAGTGGCTCGAGACGCGGTTCGGCGTGCTCACGCTCTACGTGAACGCGGACGACGACGAGAGCGTCCGTCAGAACTTCCTCTCGGGACTAACGGACGTCTGGCAGACGGGTCACGTCCCCATGGTGACCTGGCTTTCGTACGTCGATTCGGAGTCGGAGACGCCGTCGACGATCACGCACCAGATCCGCGACGGCGAGTACGACGCTGTCCTCGAGTGGTGGGTGGACGAACTTTCGGCGTGGTTGGCGGCCGACGACCCGGTGATCGACGGGCCGCGACGGCTCTATTTCAGGCCGTTTCCGGAAATGAACGGGGACTGGCTTCCCTGGAGCGTCCTCGAGGACGACGACGTCGAACCGTTCGTCGACGCGTGGCGCTACGTTCACGAGCGGTTGATGGACGCAGTCGATGCGGACGATCCACGTGAACGCGTCCAGTGGGTCTGGAATCCGAACGCAACAGAACACACCGACGTTCCAACCGAAGCGAGCTACCCGGGTGAGGAGTACGTCGACTGGATCGGAATCGACGGCTACAATTTCGGTGATAGTTCGATGGGGGATGGCTGGCAGTCGCCGGAGTCAGTGTTCGAACCGATGCGGACCAGACTAACCGACCTCAGTGACCGACCGCTATCGATCCCCGAATTTGGATCGACATCGGTCCGAGACGGCGAGCACGATGTATCCGCCAAAGACGAGTGGATCGACGATGTCTTCGAGTACATCGAGGCGAACGATATCCGAATGGTGTGTTGGTTCAACGTCGACAAGGAAACCGACTGGGCGGTCTTCGGCGGTGCTCGCGGCACGGATACGTTCGAAGACGAACGCAGAGACGAACGGTATCGCGTCTACGATAGCTTTCGGGAACGAGTTCAGCGGGGTGACTACGTCGGCGGAAGCACCCAGACGCCCGGCGTCCTCTCGAACGATCACTTCCAGGGCCGGTTTTGAGTGACGACACGAGACGTACCGCGACCACGGCGGTACTCGATTCAGGTCGCCCTCGAGTCGGTCACGGAGGGTGGCTCGTCCCCCGAGATCGAAACCGTCTCAGCGCTCGCGTTATTCGGTTTCGTCGTTCTCGAGTGAAAACCGGTAGGTGTCGATCTCGCCGTGCTCGTAGTACTCGTACTCCGCCGCTGCGGCCTCGAGGTCGGTGATCCACTCGTCCTCGTGTTCGTACGCTTGCGGGGCGACGACCCAAAATTGGGTTTCGTTACCGGGAGCATCGGCGAGTGCGGTTTCAGTTTCGTTGATCGTCTCCTCCGGCGAAACGAACGGATCCTGTGAGTCACCGACTGCAGCGTCGGGCGGATCCAGCACGGTTTCGGGCGGTCGATCCGTATAGGCGACGAGCGCGTCTGCAGTATACCCCGGCGTGACGAAAACCGGTTCGTCCGGACTCGCGTCGACCGTCGCTGCCGCTCCCGGCCAATCTTCCTGCGTCTCCGCACCGACGTAGACGCCCGCGGAAGCGACCAATCCGACGAGCAGGAGTGTCGCGAGGAGCCAGCGGAGTGAACGCCGATCGATCCGAGTTACTCCGTGTGCGGCTAGCAACGCGAGACCGCCGAGCGAGACGAACGCGTACTCGAGGTGAAAGACCGGCACGAACACGTGTGAAATGACGTACGGAGCCAAAATCGGGACGAAAGCCCAACACAGGACGACGTACTCGCGTTGAAGGTAGGTCCTGACGACGGTGGCGTCGGCGCTCGCTTCGGCCGAACGGGCGGTTCGTTTCGTCGCGGTCGCGTGTTCGTCGTCGGGTTCGTCCGCGGTGAACGGTGCGCTCTGGTGCCACTCACGGACGTCGTCCGGCGTATAGGTGATAAACGAGTACGCTCCGAGCACCGCGAGACAGCCGAGGACGACGACAGAAAGGGTGTGACTGACCGGGTCGTGAACCGCGAAGGGGTAGGTCGCAAGCCTCCCGGCGTACACGAGGAGCGTCTGAGCGAACTGGCCCAGCGTTGGCGGCGTGAACCACGAGAACGGGTCGGTGTTCCCCAGACGAACGTGCCAGGCGAACGTCGCAAGCCAAGGGAGCGATCCGACGACGATCAGCGTCTGCGCCGTGAGCCACGCTCGAGTCGGGATTCGATCTGGCCACCCTCGAGGGAGTATCCATCGAGCGACGAGGACGTTGTGCGCGAGGATGACGAACACTCCGGTGACGTGAGTGCAGACAAGTAACACGCACGAGAGTACGTATCCGGCCCACACGGTCCGCGAGCGATCCCCGGATAACAATCGTGCGAAGAAATAGAACGAGAGTGTACTACAGAGAAACAACAACGCGAGGAAACGGGCTTCCCGCGAGTACTGAATGTGGAGTGGTGAGAGCGCGAGAACGAGAGCAGCGATAACGCCGACGCGTCGGTCGAACAGCACGCGTCCGGTCGCGTACAGGAGGTAGACCGAGGCAACCCCACAGAGAATCGAGAACGACCTGGCGAGGAAGGTCGTCGAACCGACGAGTCCGAGCCATCCCTGTACGAGCACGATATGCAGCGGCGATTCGGGGACGTTGCCCGCGACGATGGCTTCGATCGTACTCGACGGGTTGGGTGTCCATCCCTCGAGCGCTGCGATTTCGTCCAGCCAGAGGCCGTCCGTCGTCAGCCCGTGAAACCGGGTGACGCCGGCGAGGAGCAAGACGATGGCCATCGATAACTGCGGCCAATACGCGATGAGAACGTCCGAGACACGCGAACGCGCCAATACAACGGAAGAATCGACCACCATTATTCGGTTGGTGAGTCGTCGGCGTCTCGTTGATCGATTCGCTGTGCATGCGTCCAGTCGAGGTCCCGGTCAGAGAGAACGTCGAACAGACACTTGAGGTTCAACGCGTCGTGAAAGTGCTTGTAGCCGATAACGAAAAGCGGCGCGTAGATGATCAACCGCCAGTCCTCGCCCTCGATGAGAATGCCGAGCGCTGCGATGAGGACGATGATGCTCGTAAAGAAGACGAACAGCGCGAGCACCTGAACGACCTGTCCTCCCAGGAGCAACCAGGCGATGAACCCGAGTATGATCCAGGTGGCGACGGGCAAGAAGAACAACTCGACTAACCGAAATGGAACCGCAAGTCGATGAAGGAGGCCGTACGAGGAGTCGACGACCACCCGAATGTGCTTGAACAGTGTCATGTAGTTGCCCCGATACCATCGGAGTCGCTGGTTGTAAAGCGACGTCCAGGTGTCCGGAGCCTCGGTATAGACGCGGGCATCGCTGACGGAAACGCGATACCCCGAGCGGAGTATTTTCATCGTCACGTCAAAGTCCTCGGTTAGCGTCTCCGGATCGTACGCGAAGACGCCCTCGATCGCCTCGCGGCGATACGCACCGAGACACCCTGGAACGATCAGAACGATGCCGAAGTAATCGAGCATGCGACGGTAGATGTTGACCCCGATGGTGTACTCGAGTTGCTGACAGCGCGTGATCAACGAGTTTCGGTTCCAAATCGTCACGTTACTCGCGACGGCACCAATTTCTGGATTCGACGCGAACGGAGCGACGATCTGTTTGAGGGCGTCGGTTGCGACGATGCTGTCCGCATCGACCGTGACGATAACCTCACCTTCGGCGAACAATAGTCCGTAGTTGAGAGCGGAGTACTTGCCGCCGTTTTCTTTCGTCACGACGCGAACCCCCTCGGATTCGAACGAACGTGCTTCCCCGGCCGTTTCGTCCGTACTTCCGTCGTCGATAACGATGATCTCCAACTGTTCTTCCGGGTAGCGCGCCTCGAGTAACGACGCGACCGTTCGACCGACGTAGCCGGCTTCGTTGTACGCCGGAACGAGAACGGTAATCGACGGAAACGGTGGTGACGGAGTGAACTTCGCGTGATCGACCTGATCGTGATAGAGTGCGATGAGGGCAATGAACCAGTAGTACACGAAGATGAGCGCAATCGCGAGGAGGTGAACGAACTGGATGGGGGCCGGATAGACCCAGCCGATCGTGACGACGCCGACCGCATAACCGCACAGAACGACCGCCAGCGTCCCGACACCGAAGACATCTCGGTACCACGGTCTGTACATAACCACGTAGTACGACCACCCGACGTAACAGGCCATGATCAGTCCGAATCCGGCGACGGCGTACACCGAGCCGTCGTCCATCACGCCGACGAGCAACCAGAACGGAAGCAACGCCGAGAGAAACAACGCGACCGAGAGCCACCTGACTGATCGAAGTATCGACCAGAGTCGGAAGCCGACGATTTTCGGAGATTTCATCGGAACAGCACGCTCCGAATCTCACGCCACGGGTTCGGAATGGTCGATTGCGAGGAGTCGTCGTCCGCAGTTTCGTTCACGGTTTCTTCGATCGGTTCGAGAACCCGCCATCCGTCGTCCGTTTCCTCGATATCACCCGACTCGAGGCCATCGCCGAACTGCTCGAGCGTCATGAACGTGACGTCGTCCGTCGCGTTCATGTACTCGATGAGCGATCGCAACATGTCGAGTCGGTCCTCGCTCGTGAAGTACTGGTAGTGAAGCATTTGGACGTACGGTTCGTTGTCTTCGACGGCCTCGTCGAACGACTCTGTCAGCGTCTCGAGGTCGTGGAAGGGCACCTCGTCGGAGTCGTTATCCGCGTTCGACCAGTCCTCGAACGCCTGCGTCTCCGGCACGTGCAAGATACCGTCCTCCTCGAACGGCGCTTCCTCCTCGTAGTACACCGACGTGAACCACTCGCCTCCGGAGACGATCGGATACCCCTCCTCGACGAGGACGTCCACCGTGTTGTCGTCGTACGTGTTCATCGGCGGAATGAACGTCTGAGAGGGTCTATCGACGCAGTCGTGCATGATCTCCTCGCCAGCGACGAGCCACTCGTATTGAGTCGTGATCGAGACGTTGCCGAACTCGCTTCCGTCGTAAAAATCGGTCTGTTCTTCGTGTGTATACCCGTGAATCGCCATCTCGAATTGGTCGGGATACTCGGACTCGAGTGAGCGAAGGTACGAGCAGGTTTCGTCATCGTCGGTAATCGCGTTCTCACCGGCTACCTTTGGGATGATCCCGAGCGTAACGGGAACGTCCGCGTCGATGAACACCTGGTCGACGGCTCGCATCTCTTCTTGATTGTACCACGGCTGAATGTCGTCGTTCCTGAATATGACGATCGTCTCGTGTGTTTCCCACGATCGATCGACCGATTGGTGGTCGCTCGATTCCGAATCGAGTATCGTGCTGACCGAGACGGTGCCAGCGATTCCCGCCAGCAGGATAGCGATGACCAGCGCTGAGACCATCAGTTGCTGTCCGCGCTCCGTGTTCGGTCGATATCGATCCGGGATCCAAGACAGTTCACCACCGGGCGTCGGCGTCGGCAGATCAGGAAACTGAATCCGTCTGTTCGTTTCCGGTGGTTCCTCCGTTTCTCCCTCGAGTTCGAACCGACGCCCACACTCGAGACACCGGCACACGGAATTAACCGCGCGCAGGTCTCCACGCGGTTCAGCGTGACCACACTTCGGACACCCTCCCTCCTCGAAAGCCGTTACCGGTCCAACGTGTCCACAGTCGTGTTCGACAATTTGTTCTGTCGTTACCCTGAGAGAGCCACACCGTCGGCATCCCTCATTCGGACCACCAGTCATCACAATGTCAATACCTGGAATCGGGTTTTGTAATCATCTGCATACAAGCTGGTAATTCTGCTTTTTTCTCCCATATTTACAGATGGTGCAAAAATACAGTATACGAGCCTAGAATCGTTCGATCTGATTTCACGGCTTTTCGATATAACCACACTCATATAATATATAAAACATTTTTCGCCATAACATTCTCGTCGATAGATCGTTTATTTACATATCTTAGATAGATCATCTAGCCATGTTTCGTTTGGACTATTACCAGACAGCCAACAGAGATGAAGGCGGATGGCTTCGGGAAGAATACACGAAACCGTCCGGGAGCCACCTCGTGTTGGAGCGGGTGAAGCGATTCGCCGCGCTTTTGGTCTGTGAGGTCGGATACTCTCTCACGCGAATGGCCCGGTACCACATCGAAACCTACGGCTGTACGTCCAATCGCGGCGAGAGTCGCGAGATCGAGCGACGGCTCCGTGACGCGGGCCATCACCAGGTCGAGGGGCCACGCGAGGCCGACGTCGCCATCTTGAACACCTGCACGGTCGTCGAGAAGACCGAGCGCAACATGCTCCGCCGGGCCGAAGAGTTGGCCGACGAAACCGCCGATCTGTTCATCACGGG includes:
- a CDS encoding DUF2334 domain-containing protein translates to MVSALVIAILLAGIAGTVSVSTILDSESSDHQSVDRSWETHETIVIFRNDDIQPWYNQEEMRAVDQVFIDADVPVTLGIIPKVAGENAITDDDETCSYLRSLESEYPDQFEMAIHGYTHEEQTDFYDGSEFGNVSITTQYEWLVAGEEIMHDCVDRPSQTFIPPMNTYDDNTVDVLVEEGYPIVSGGEWFTSVYYEEEAPFEEDGILHVPETQAFEDWSNADNDSDEVPFHDLETLTESFDEAVEDNEPYVQMLHYQYFTSEDRLDMLRSLIEYMNATDDVTFMTLEQFGDGLESGDIEETDDGWRVLEPIEETVNETADDDSSQSTIPNPWREIRSVLFR